A single Carnobacterium alterfunditum DSM 5972 DNA region contains:
- a CDS encoding F0F1 ATP synthase subunit gamma: MAASLNEITKKINSTKKTSQITNAMQMVSGAKLSKAEDTAAGFQIYSQKVREIVTHLAHNQLSLIENEMFGTNSPSNIDFHDMLIERPIKKTGYIVISSDKGLAGGYNSSVIKSTVDMITKDHLSPDEYVFMTVGSTAADFFKARGMNVAYELNDISDQPSFEEVRTIARTATEMYKNEVFDELYVCYNHHVNTIMFQYRAEKMLPLSDLDVTEIKTYEQDYIYEPSKEKILDIILPQYAESLIYGAILDAKAAEHAARMTAMKGATDNAKNIIDDLTMVYNRARQAAITEEITEIICGASAAK; this comes from the coding sequence ATGGCAGCCTCTTTAAATGAAATTACAAAGAAAATAAATTCAACAAAAAAGACTAGTCAGATCACGAATGCCATGCAAATGGTGTCAGGCGCGAAACTATCTAAAGCTGAAGATACAGCTGCTGGATTTCAAATTTATTCGCAAAAAGTAAGAGAAATCGTTACTCATTTAGCACACAATCAGCTTTCCCTGATTGAAAATGAAATGTTTGGAACGAATTCGCCTTCAAATATCGACTTTCATGATATGTTGATAGAACGTCCAATCAAAAAAACTGGGTATATCGTTATTAGTTCTGATAAAGGATTGGCTGGCGGATACAACAGTTCAGTAATCAAATCAACGGTAGATATGATCACCAAAGATCATCTTTCGCCAGATGAATATGTCTTTATGACTGTTGGTTCAACAGCGGCTGACTTTTTTAAAGCCAGAGGGATGAACGTTGCTTATGAGTTGAATGATATCAGTGATCAGCCTTCTTTCGAGGAAGTACGGACAATCGCCAGAACAGCTACTGAAATGTATAAAAATGAAGTTTTTGATGAATTGTATGTTTGCTACAATCATCATGTGAATACGATCATGTTCCAATATCGCGCAGAAAAAATGTTGCCGTTATCTGATTTAGATGTAACTGAAATAAAAACTTATGAACAAGATTACATCTATGAACCCTCTAAAGAGAAAATCTTAGATATTATATTGCCTCAATATGCCGAAAGTTTAATATACGGGGCTATCTTAGATGCTAAGGCTGCTGAACATGCAGCACGTATGACCGCTATGAAGGGCGCAACAGATAACGCTAAAAATATTATTGATGATTTAACGATGGTATATAATCGAGCTCGTCAAGCTGCTATAACAGAAGAAATCACAGAAATCATTTGTGGTGCTTCAGCGGCTAAGTAA
- the atpA gene encoding F0F1 ATP synthase subunit alpha — translation MGVKAEEISSLIKKQIANYQSELVIDEVGTVSYVGDGIVRAYGLENAMAGELLEFSNGIFGMAQNLEVNDVGIIILGEFTGIREGDIVKRTGQIMQVPVGEAMIGRVVNPLGQPIDGLGEILTTKTRPIEAEAPGVMDRHSVNEPLQTGIKAIDALVPIGRGQRELIIGDRKTGKTSLAIDTILNQKGQDTICIYVAIGQKESTVRNQVEILKKYGAMDYTIVMTASASQPAPLLYIAPYAGSAIGEEFMYDGKHVLIIFDDLTKQAAAYRELSLLLRRPPGREAYPGDVFYLHSRLLERAAKLSDKLGGGSMTAIPFVETQAGDISAYIPTNVISITDGQIFLESDLFYSGVRPAIAAGLSVSRVGGAAQIKAMKKVSGTLRLNLASFRELEAFTQFGSDLDEATQAKLNRGHRTVEILKQGLHQTISVEKQVIIFYALTHGLLDSIPVSELGRFEDELYDFLDNQHAEILAEIVETKDLPRTEKLDAVINEFITNFFTNYIESSTDTNSTQTN, via the coding sequence ATGGGCGTAAAAGCAGAAGAAATTAGTTCACTAATCAAAAAACAGATTGCAAATTATCAAAGTGAATTAGTAATAGATGAAGTAGGCACGGTTAGTTACGTAGGTGATGGAATTGTGCGTGCTTATGGATTAGAAAATGCAATGGCAGGAGAACTATTAGAATTTTCGAATGGTATCTTTGGTATGGCACAAAATTTAGAAGTAAATGACGTAGGGATCATTATTTTAGGGGAGTTTACCGGCATTCGTGAAGGCGATATTGTAAAACGTACTGGTCAAATCATGCAAGTACCAGTTGGTGAAGCAATGATTGGACGAGTAGTAAATCCTCTAGGACAGCCAATTGATGGTCTGGGAGAAATTTTGACCACTAAAACTCGGCCAATAGAAGCTGAAGCTCCAGGTGTTATGGACCGTCATTCGGTCAATGAACCGTTACAAACAGGAATCAAAGCCATTGATGCATTAGTACCAATCGGCCGTGGACAACGAGAGTTGATTATTGGTGACCGTAAAACAGGGAAAACTAGCTTAGCTATCGATACGATTTTAAATCAAAAAGGTCAAGATACGATTTGTATTTATGTAGCTATTGGGCAAAAAGAATCAACGGTACGTAATCAAGTAGAAATATTAAAAAAATATGGTGCAATGGATTATACGATAGTGATGACAGCAAGTGCTTCTCAACCTGCTCCATTGCTTTATATTGCTCCATATGCTGGTTCTGCTATTGGGGAAGAATTTATGTACGATGGCAAACACGTGTTGATCATTTTTGATGATTTAACCAAACAAGCCGCAGCTTACCGTGAACTGTCGCTCTTGTTGCGTCGTCCACCAGGTCGTGAAGCGTACCCTGGGGATGTTTTTTACTTGCATTCACGTCTATTAGAACGGGCTGCAAAACTTAGCGATAAACTGGGCGGCGGTTCAATGACAGCTATTCCGTTTGTTGAAACTCAAGCAGGAGATATCTCTGCTTATATTCCTACGAATGTTATTTCAATCACAGATGGACAAATTTTCTTGGAAAGCGATTTGTTTTATTCAGGTGTTCGACCAGCTATTGCAGCTGGATTATCTGTTTCCCGTGTAGGTGGAGCAGCTCAAATTAAAGCAATGAAAAAAGTTTCCGGAACATTGCGTTTAAATTTAGCTAGTTTCCGTGAATTAGAAGCCTTTACTCAATTTGGATCAGATTTAGATGAAGCTACTCAAGCAAAATTGAATCGTGGCCATCGAACAGTAGAAATTTTAAAACAAGGATTACACCAAACCATAAGTGTAGAGAAACAGGTTATTATTTTTTATGCTCTAACGCACGGTCTCCTAGATTCAATACCAGTCAGTGAATTGGGTCGATTTGAAGATGAATTATATGATTTCTTAGATAATCAACATGCTGAAATTCTAGCTGAAATCGTTGAAACTAAAGATTTGCCAAGAACAGAAAAATTGGATGCTGTTATCAATGAATTCATTACTAATTTTTTCACTAATTATATTGAGTCTTCAACTGATACAAACAGTACACAAACTAATTAA
- the atpH gene encoding ATP synthase F1 subunit delta — protein sequence MKLNRNMNSRQLADAFYQDSKEKGLVDVSFDNIMDVRQVLEEIPNLGTILVDHRLDKFKRDHLLANLIKEFPINTQNFFHMLYDYNRISDIRDIVNEFEKIYDYKNRTVVAKVSTAVELTDVQKTRLIDVLKIKLDAKKVLLHTIVDEQVLGGVVIEVESQVYDGSIRSNLETLKKQLIR from the coding sequence ATGAAGTTAAATAGAAATATGAATTCTCGCCAGCTTGCTGATGCCTTTTATCAAGATTCAAAAGAAAAAGGATTGGTTGACGTTTCATTTGACAATATAATGGATGTTCGTCAAGTACTAGAAGAAATCCCTAACTTGGGTACGATTTTAGTAGACCATCGATTAGATAAGTTTAAACGAGACCATCTTCTTGCAAACCTAATTAAAGAATTTCCAATAAATACTCAAAATTTCTTTCATATGCTTTATGATTATAATCGAATTAGCGATATCAGAGATATCGTAAATGAATTTGAAAAAATTTACGATTATAAGAACAGAACGGTCGTTGCTAAGGTCTCTACAGCCGTCGAACTTACAGATGTGCAGAAGACACGTCTAATAGATGTTTTGAAAATAAAATTAGATGCAAAAAAAGTATTGCTGCATACTATTGTGGATGAGCAAGTTCTAGGCGGGGTCGTTATAGAAGTCGAAAGTCAAGTTTATGATGGAAGTATTCGTTCTAACTTAGAAACATTAAAGAAACAATTAATTCGATAA
- the atpF gene encoding F0F1 ATP synthase subunit B, which produces MGSPLVIGQITAGDSIVTLVSFLLLMLALKKVAWKPLMAMMEKREQLVARNIDDAEAKKLDAERLLKEQQQQLEDTRNNSSAVIEKARDSADKMEREQLAAAKVEIARLKEEARKAIELERKQALLSAQNDISRLSLDIAEKLIGKELSNEGHAELIEEYIERLANNNEVK; this is translated from the coding sequence ATGGGTAGTCCATTGGTTATAGGACAAATAACAGCTGGAGATTCGATCGTTACCTTGGTCTCATTTTTACTATTAATGCTAGCATTGAAGAAGGTCGCTTGGAAACCTCTAATGGCAATGATGGAAAAACGAGAACAGTTGGTTGCAAGAAACATCGATGACGCTGAAGCAAAAAAATTAGATGCAGAACGGTTACTTAAAGAACAACAACAACAATTAGAAGACACACGTAATAACTCAAGTGCAGTAATCGAGAAAGCCAGAGATTCAGCTGATAAAATGGAAAGAGAACAATTAGCAGCTGCCAAAGTAGAAATCGCCCGATTAAAAGAAGAGGCAAGAAAAGCAATTGAATTAGAAAGAAAACAAGCGTTATTAAGTGCGCAAAATGATATCAGTCGTTTGTCTCTTGATATTGCTGAAAAATTGATTGGGAAAGAATTATCTAATGAAGGGCATGCTGAATTGATAGAAGAGTATATCGAAAGGTTGGCGAATAATAATGAAGTTAAATAG
- the atpE gene encoding F0F1 ATP synthase subunit C encodes MGLIGAAIAVAGAAIGAALGSSKVVSKTIESIARQPEMKGQLQTLMYIGVGLVEAIPIMAVVIAFILVFQ; translated from the coding sequence ATGGGTTTAATAGGAGCAGCAATAGCAGTAGCAGGTGCAGCCATTGGGGCAGCACTCGGTTCAAGTAAAGTTGTATCAAAAACGATCGAATCAATCGCACGCCAACCAGAAATGAAGGGTCAATTACAAACATTAATGTATATTGGGGTTGGTTTAGTAGAAGCCATTCCAATCATGGCAGTTGTTATCGCCTTTATCTTAGTTTTCCAATAA
- the atpB gene encoding F0F1 ATP synthase subunit A: protein MDNENPIVTLFGLSFNVTNTIVIISACVIVFLITFICTRNLQIKPTGKQNFIEWVVDFTGNIASSAMSKQQSEKFRLLGFTVLTFVFVSNMMGLPLMLTIDDYQMWKSPTADPVITLTLAAMVIVMTHYFGVQEQGVKNYFMNSFVRPVPFLFPIKIFEEFTNTLTLALRLYGNIYAGEILLGLIASLAQSQGVLTWIVGIPLGMAWQGFSIFIGSIQAFVFTTLTMVYLSHKVEHEDSTDHIKEAA from the coding sequence GTGGATAACGAAAATCCGATTGTTACATTGTTTGGCTTAAGCTTCAATGTCACCAATACGATTGTAATAATATCAGCGTGCGTGATTGTATTCTTGATTACGTTTATTTGTACAAGAAATTTACAAATAAAGCCAACCGGTAAGCAGAATTTTATCGAATGGGTAGTCGATTTTACTGGAAATATTGCTTCAAGTGCGATGTCTAAGCAACAATCAGAAAAATTCAGATTGTTAGGTTTTACTGTTTTAACATTTGTATTTGTTTCAAACATGATGGGATTGCCTTTAATGCTGACGATCGATGATTACCAAATGTGGAAAAGTCCAACGGCTGATCCAGTTATTACGCTAACATTAGCAGCTATGGTGATTGTTATGACACATTATTTTGGGGTACAAGAACAAGGAGTCAAAAACTACTTTATGAACAGTTTTGTTAGACCGGTTCCTTTCTTATTTCCAATTAAAATCTTTGAAGAATTTACAAATACGTTAACTTTAGCTTTGCGTCTTTATGGAAATATTTATGCAGGAGAAATTTTACTTGGATTGATAGCTTCTCTAGCTCAAAGCCAAGGAGTTCTTACATGGATAGTTGGTATTCCTTTAGGTATGGCATGGCAAGGATTCTCTATCTTTATCGGAAGTATACAAGCTTTTGTTTTTACAACACTGACGATGGTCTATCTTTCTCATAAAGTTGAGCATGAAGATAGCACAGATCATATAAAAGAAGCAGCATAA
- the upp gene encoding uracil phosphoribosyltransferase, producing the protein MSRVQVMEHPLIQHKLTILRDKNTGTKDFREAVNEIARLMAFEVSRDMPLQDVEIETPLVKTVQKKLAGKKVAIIPILRAGLGMVDGMLDLIPAAKVGHVGMYRDHETLEPVEYFVKLPSDINERLLLVVDPMLATGGSAIAAIDSLKKRGASTIKFVCLVAAPEGVAALEKAHPDVEIFTAALDERLDENGYILPGLGDAGDRLFGTM; encoded by the coding sequence ATGTCGAGAGTTCAAGTTATGGAGCATCCATTAATCCAACACAAATTAACTATTCTTCGCGATAAGAATACCGGTACGAAGGATTTTAGAGAAGCAGTTAATGAAATTGCACGTTTAATGGCATTTGAAGTCTCTAGAGATATGCCTTTACAAGATGTAGAAATCGAAACTCCTTTAGTAAAAACTGTTCAAAAAAAATTAGCTGGTAAAAAAGTTGCAATCATTCCAATTCTAAGAGCTGGATTGGGTATGGTCGATGGAATGTTAGATTTAATTCCTGCAGCAAAAGTTGGACACGTAGGAATGTATCGTGACCATGAAACTTTAGAACCGGTAGAGTATTTTGTTAAATTACCATCAGATATCAATGAACGTCTATTATTAGTTGTTGATCCGATGCTTGCTACGGGTGGATCAGCTATTGCAGCTATTGACTCATTGAAAAAACGTGGTGCTTCAACTATAAAATTTGTTTGCTTAGTTGCAGCTCCAGAAGGCGTAGCAGCTTTAGAAAAGGCTCATCCTGATGTAGAGATTTTTACAGCAGCATTAGATGAACGTTTAGATGAAAATGGCTATATTTTACCTGGTCTGGGAGATGCCGGCGATCGATTATTCGGTACAATGTAA
- the glyA gene encoding serine hydroxymethyltransferase, producing MMNNKNFDNEVFDAIEKERNRQEQNIELIASENFVSEAVLAAQGSILTNKYAEGYPGHRYYGGCEFVDVIENLAIERAKKLFGAEYVNVQPHSGSGANMAAFNALLTPGDTVLGMDLTHGGHLTHGSPVNFSGKTYHFISYGVDKDTEELDYEVIQDLAKQHKPKLIIAGASAYSRKIDFARFRAIADEVGAYLMVDMAHIAGLVAAGLHQNPVPFADIVTTTTHKTLRGPRGGMILAKEKYRKALNSAIFPGIQGGPLEHVIAAKAVAFKEASAPEFKTYAAQIVKNAKAMEAVLHASKGHLISGGTDNHLLLFDVTNFGLNGKQAEVLLDKVGITVNKNTIPFETLSPFKTSGIRIGTPAMTTRGFDEVDSKKVAELIIETLIANGDSEKMEAIQTQVHQLTAEHPLYDPKM from the coding sequence ATGATGAATAACAAAAATTTTGACAATGAGGTATTTGATGCTATTGAAAAAGAACGTAATCGTCAAGAGCAGAATATTGAATTGATTGCCTCAGAAAACTTTGTATCTGAAGCAGTACTGGCTGCGCAAGGCAGTATTTTAACGAATAAATACGCAGAAGGCTATCCTGGACATAGATATTATGGCGGCTGTGAATTTGTGGATGTCATTGAAAATTTGGCTATCGAGCGGGCAAAAAAACTTTTCGGAGCAGAATATGTAAATGTTCAACCACACTCAGGTTCTGGTGCAAATATGGCAGCTTTCAATGCTCTATTGACACCTGGAGACACCGTATTAGGAATGGACTTGACACATGGCGGACATTTGACACACGGTTCTCCCGTAAACTTCAGTGGTAAAACCTACCATTTTATTTCCTATGGTGTGGATAAAGATACCGAAGAACTAGATTACGAAGTGATCCAGGATCTGGCCAAGCAACATAAACCAAAATTGATTATTGCTGGAGCGAGTGCCTATTCTAGAAAAATAGATTTCGCACGTTTTAGAGCAATAGCAGATGAAGTTGGGGCCTACTTGATGGTCGATATGGCTCACATAGCCGGATTAGTTGCAGCAGGATTGCATCAAAATCCAGTTCCTTTTGCAGATATCGTTACGACAACTACGCATAAAACTTTGCGAGGACCACGCGGCGGAATGATCTTAGCTAAAGAAAAATATCGTAAAGCTTTGAATAGTGCTATTTTCCCTGGAATTCAAGGTGGACCATTGGAACACGTTATTGCAGCTAAAGCCGTTGCATTTAAGGAAGCCTCTGCTCCAGAGTTTAAAACGTATGCTGCTCAAATCGTAAAAAATGCTAAAGCAATGGAAGCTGTTTTGCATGCATCTAAAGGTCATTTGATAAGTGGCGGAACAGACAATCATTTGTTGTTGTTTGATGTAACAAACTTTGGTCTAAATGGTAAACAAGCCGAGGTTCTTTTAGACAAAGTAGGAATCACGGTCAATAAAAACACGATCCCATTTGAAACGCTAAGTCCTTTTAAAACAAGCGGCATTCGAATTGGAACGCCTGCCATGACAACAAGAGGATTTGATGAAGTGGATTCTAAAAAAGTAGCAGAATTGATTATTGAAACATTGATAGCTAATGGAGATAGTGAAAAAATGGAAGCTATTCAAACACAAGTTCACCAATTAACTGCTGAACACCCTTTATATGATCCAAAAATGTAA
- a CDS encoding L-threonylcarbamoyladenylate synthase → METIIYRPSDVLKAALKLQQGELISFPTETVYGLGADATNEAAVKKVYAAKGRPSDNPLIVHISAIEEVGQYVKQVPEIADKLMETFWPGPLTLIFKVKEQAFAPTVTAGLDSVAMRMPDNALTLQLIRESGKPLVGPSANTSGKPSPTTAEHVFHDLKGKIAGVLDDGETGVGLESTVLDITDPERPTILRPGATTKEALEQVIGNVYVDQHLISSDEAPKAPGMKYTHYSPNEPVVIVAGDKKVWEKAIETYKRQGEKIGLLANQDILHQFQADVTAVYSLGENKNINEASRLLYSGLRYFEATQATVILAQAYTQNGLGEAYMNRLQKAAGNHFFE, encoded by the coding sequence GTGGAGACTATTATCTATCGACCTTCAGACGTACTCAAAGCGGCCCTTAAACTGCAACAAGGTGAACTGATTTCTTTCCCCACAGAAACCGTTTATGGATTAGGAGCGGATGCTACAAATGAAGCAGCAGTAAAAAAAGTGTATGCAGCAAAAGGAAGACCGAGTGATAATCCTTTGATCGTACACATTTCGGCAATCGAAGAAGTAGGGCAGTATGTCAAGCAAGTGCCTGAAATAGCGGATAAATTGATGGAAACATTTTGGCCGGGGCCGTTGACGTTGATTTTCAAAGTTAAGGAGCAAGCCTTTGCACCCACCGTTACGGCAGGCTTAGATAGCGTAGCGATGCGTATGCCAGATAACGCATTAACCTTACAACTGATCCGTGAGTCAGGAAAACCACTTGTTGGACCAAGTGCCAATACTTCTGGAAAACCTAGTCCGACAACAGCAGAACATGTTTTCCATGATTTGAAAGGGAAAATAGCCGGTGTGCTGGATGATGGTGAAACAGGGGTAGGGCTAGAATCAACGGTTTTAGATATTACTGATCCGGAGAGACCAACCATTTTGAGACCAGGTGCAACGACAAAAGAAGCCTTGGAACAGGTTATTGGAAACGTTTATGTCGATCAACATTTGATATCAAGTGATGAAGCACCCAAAGCTCCGGGTATGAAATACACCCATTACAGTCCTAACGAACCGGTCGTGATCGTCGCTGGTGATAAAAAAGTATGGGAAAAAGCCATTGAAACTTACAAAAGACAAGGCGAAAAAATTGGACTGTTAGCAAATCAAGATATTTTGCACCAATTTCAAGCAGATGTAACTGCTGTATATTCATTAGGCGAAAATAAAAATATCAATGAAGCTTCAAGATTGTTATACTCAGGACTAAGGTATTTTGAAGCAACACAAGCAACGGTCATTTTAGCCCAAGCTTATACTCAAAATGGCTTAGGAGAAGCGTACATGAATCGGCTTCAAAAGGCAGCAGGCAATCATTTTTTTGAATAA
- the prmC gene encoding peptide chain release factor N(5)-glutamine methyltransferase: MQSKTTYREVLKWASSFLETCKREPTAAELLLKERLNWTKTDIMMHLNEEMPSDVKHQLLQDVSNHGSGMPVQQILGYGWFYERKFKVTKDTLIPRPETEEIVDNFLKGTSPDQKLTVLDIGTGSGIIGITIKKERPLFEVTATDLSSRALGVAQENAAILQAEVRFLAGDLTQPVKGETFDVIISNPPYISDDEISYMDESVLHYEPHLALFADNGGLAIYQRLAEETPAILNPGGEIFLEIGFKQGKKVQEIFQQAFPKAEVTIEKDMSGNDRLIRVKTS; the protein is encoded by the coding sequence ATGCAGAGTAAAACAACATATAGAGAAGTCCTAAAATGGGCTTCTTCTTTTTTAGAAACGTGTAAAAGAGAACCCACTGCTGCTGAGCTTTTATTGAAAGAGCGTCTGAACTGGACTAAAACAGACATCATGATGCATTTAAATGAAGAGATGCCTTCAGATGTGAAACACCAGCTGTTGCAAGATGTGTCGAACCATGGCTCTGGGATGCCTGTGCAACAAATATTGGGATATGGTTGGTTTTACGAGCGCAAATTTAAAGTAACTAAAGACACTTTGATCCCGCGACCGGAAACAGAAGAAATTGTTGATAATTTTTTGAAAGGAACGTCTCCAGACCAAAAATTAACGGTTTTGGATATTGGAACTGGATCAGGGATCATCGGGATCACTATCAAAAAAGAACGACCACTTTTTGAAGTGACTGCGACTGATCTATCTTCTAGAGCCTTAGGTGTGGCCCAAGAGAATGCTGCCATATTACAGGCAGAAGTCCGTTTTCTAGCAGGCGACTTAACTCAACCTGTAAAAGGGGAAACATTTGACGTCATTATCTCAAATCCACCATATATTTCAGATGATGAGATCAGCTATATGGACGAGAGCGTTTTACACTATGAACCGCATCTAGCATTATTTGCTGATAATGGTGGATTAGCCATTTATCAAAGATTAGCTGAGGAAACACCGGCTATTTTAAATCCAGGTGGTGAAATTTTCTTGGAAATTGGATTTAAACAAGGAAAAAAAGTTCAAGAAATATTTCAACAAGCTTTCCCAAAGGCTGAAGTGACCATTGAAAAAGATATGAGCGGAAATGACCGGTTGATTCGCGTTAAAACCAGCTGA
- the prfA gene encoding peptide chain release factor 1: protein MFDRLESVEGRYEELNELLSDPEVVTDTKRLMKLTKEEAALRETVATYRRYKEVGQAISDTEEMLGEKLDNEMAEMAKEELSDLKKEKAEIEEAMKVLMLPKDENDDRNIIMEIRGAAGGDEAQLFAGDLFNMYQKYADAQGWKTEVLDANITEIGGYKEITLMVTGENVYSKLKYENGAHRVQRVPSTESQGRIHTSTATVVVMPEAEEVELHMPDQDIRTDIYHASGAGGQHVNKTASAVRLTHLPTGIAVAMQEERSQIRNREKAMKVLRARVYDHIRQAAQSEYDAERKSAIGTGDRSERIRTYNFPQSRVTDHRIGLTIQKLDQILSGKLDEIVDALILNDQTAKMEQLQHAE from the coding sequence ATGTTTGATAGATTAGAAAGCGTTGAAGGACGTTATGAAGAATTAAATGAATTGCTGAGCGATCCAGAGGTTGTCACTGATACAAAACGATTGATGAAACTGACTAAAGAAGAAGCCGCTCTTCGTGAGACCGTTGCAACCTATCGTCGGTACAAAGAAGTCGGTCAAGCTATTTCTGATACTGAAGAAATGCTTGGTGAAAAGTTAGATAACGAAATGGCTGAAATGGCAAAAGAAGAATTAAGTGATTTAAAGAAAGAAAAAGCAGAAATCGAAGAAGCTATGAAAGTCTTGATGTTGCCTAAAGATGAAAATGATGACCGCAATATCATCATGGAGATCCGCGGAGCCGCTGGTGGAGATGAAGCTCAATTATTTGCTGGCGATCTGTTTAATATGTATCAAAAATATGCTGATGCACAGGGTTGGAAAACTGAAGTTCTAGATGCTAATATCACTGAAATTGGTGGATATAAAGAAATTACTTTAATGGTCACTGGAGAAAATGTTTATTCTAAATTGAAGTACGAAAATGGCGCTCACCGTGTTCAACGTGTGCCGTCAACTGAATCGCAAGGGCGTATCCATACGTCAACTGCGACGGTAGTGGTTATGCCTGAAGCTGAAGAAGTAGAATTGCATATGCCGGATCAAGATATTCGGACAGATATTTACCACGCAAGCGGAGCCGGCGGACAGCACGTTAATAAAACAGCTTCTGCCGTTCGGTTGACGCATTTACCTACAGGAATTGCTGTGGCGATGCAAGAAGAACGTTCGCAAATCAGGAACCGCGAGAAAGCAATGAAAGTATTGCGTGCCAGAGTGTACGATCATATACGACAAGCAGCTCAAAGTGAGTACGATGCAGAACGCAAATCAGCTATTGGAACGGGAGACCGTTCAGAACGTATCCGTACGTATAATTTCCCACAAAGCCGCGTAACGGATCATCGTATCGGATTAACGATCCAAAAATTAGATCAAATTTTATCTGGTAAATTAGATGAAATTGTTGATGCATTGATCCTGAACGATCAAACAGCCAAAATGGAGCAATTACAACATGCAGAGTAA
- a CDS encoding thymidine kinase, giving the protein MAQLFFKYGAMNSGKTIEILKVAYNYEEQNKPVAIMTSGLDDRDEIGLVSSRIGLRREGIAIFEETNIFETISALKDVPACVLIDESQFLTKEHVLQLARIVDELEIPVMAFGLKNDFKNELFEGSEYLLLYADKIEEMKTICWYCHKKAIMNMRMIDGEPVYSGEQIQIGGNESYFPVCRKHYFNPLLKDDL; this is encoded by the coding sequence ATGGCCCAACTTTTTTTTAAATACGGAGCAATGAACAGTGGAAAGACGATTGAAATTTTGAAGGTAGCATATAATTACGAAGAACAAAACAAACCGGTAGCAATCATGACAAGCGGTTTAGATGATCGAGATGAGATTGGTTTAGTATCAAGTCGAATCGGGTTAAGACGCGAAGGTATTGCTATATTTGAAGAAACGAATATTTTTGAAACGATAAGCGCATTAAAGGATGTTCCAGCATGTGTATTGATCGATGAATCGCAATTTTTGACCAAAGAACATGTGCTTCAACTAGCCCGTATTGTAGACGAATTAGAAATTCCAGTAATGGCATTCGGATTGAAAAATGACTTTAAAAATGAATTGTTCGAAGGGTCAGAATATCTATTGCTATACGCAGATAAGATTGAAGAAATGAAAACAATTTGTTGGTATTGTCATAAAAAAGCAATAATGAACATGCGTATGATCGATGGTGAGCCCGTCTATTCAGGCGAACAAATCCAAATAGGGGGCAATGAAAGTTATTTTCCGGTATGTCGTAAACATTACTTCAATCCGCTATTGAAGGACGATTTGTAG